The region CGCAAAAACGGGGAGGATTTTGACTACAGCTCAAACACCCCTTCAACCACGCATCCATCACCGGCGTTGCGGGATAGTCCGGTTCGCCCAGCTTGCGGTTGATTTCGGCGTGGCCTTGCAGGCCGGTGCCGGGGAAGCTGCCGTATTCCACCTTCACGCCCGCTTTCTTCAACACCGCGCCGAGTTCCTGCGCCTGTGCCACGCCGTCCTTGCGCTGGACGTGGAGGAGGAGGAAGCGCGGGGCGTTGGGGCGGCGGCGTGGTAGGTGGGGGATAGGGCCTTCTGGCGGGCGGGGTCGGTGCCGAAGGCCTGTTTGTAGGTATCGGCCATCATGCGGCCGGCCTGCTCCATCTGCTGGGGCACGTCATAGGCGGCGCCATCGTTGGGCATCACACCGTTGATGTCGGCGAAGGACAAGCCCGCCTTGCGCAAATATTGCTCGTCGGTGCCGACCAGCGCGACGAGGTGTGCGCCCGCGCTGTGGCCGGTGATGACGACCTTGCTGCGGTCGATGCCCAGCTTGTCCGCACGCGCCAGCAGGTACGCCAGCGCCTGCGCCACGTCGCTTGCCTGCTGCTCGACAGTGGCGGCGGGCACGAGGCGATAGTTGATCGAGGCGAAGGCATAGCCTTGATCGCGCAAGTGGCCGGGCAGGGCGTTGCCCATCGCGGTGTCCTTGCTCCCGCGCTTCCACCCGCCGCCGTGGACGTAGAGCACGAGCGGGGCGTTCTTCGCGCCTGCCGGAGCCCAGAAGTCCATGACCTGCAGCGGGTCGGGGCCATAGGAGAAGGTCTGCGCGCCGGGCGCCCGTTCGCGCTTTGCCGAACCCTCCGCGCGCTGTTCCAGGCGCTTGGCAATGCGTTCGCGCAAACGGTCGCCGGGGCGGGCTTCCGCCAGCCCTGCGCCGAGAATGACCAGCGCCGCCGCGCCTGCGATTCCTATCCGCTTCATGCCGTGACCTCACCGTTTTCCCTGAAGGGCAAAACTGCTGGGCCACGGCTTTATCTGCGATGAACCGTGGTTCTCAGAAGCTCACCCTCGCACTTACACGTATGTCGCGGCCTGCCAGGGGGGCGAAGTCCTTGAGGAACGAGGCGTGGCGGCGGGCGTCAACGTCGAAGATGTTGTTGGCCGAAAGCGCGAAGGAGAGCGGGCGCTCGTTGCCCCAGGGGCGGAAGTTCACTTCGGCGTTGACCAAGGTGAAGCTGGCAGTGGGCGTCTCGAAATTGGCGAGGCGAGGTTGGCTGTCGCTCCATTCCACTTCGCCGCGCAAGTCGACCTTTTCACCCTTCAGGCCGAGGCCGCCGAGGAGGCGCAAGGGGGGATGCGCGGCGCGGGGCCGACGCCTTCGATCTGGGCGTGGACGTAGTCGGCCACGCCATCGGCCACCACGTCGAACCCTCCGAGCCTGGCCAGCGTGACCGTGCCCTGCAGTTCGAAGCCATAGTAGCGCGCACGCCCTTGCGTGAACTGGAACACCGGCAAGCCGTCCTCCACCGCGCCGGTCAGGCTCTCGTAGATGAAGTTGTCGAACCAGTTGTGATAGACCGAGGCCTCCAGCGTGTAGCCGGGGCCGGAACCGCGCAGCACGCCTTCGAGGCCCCAGGCGCGCTCCGTGCGGAAATCGGGGCTGCCGACTTCGAACGCCTGCGTGCCCGCATGCGGGCCATTGGCGAAGAGCTCCTCGGCAGAAGGCGCGCGCACCGTGCGGCTGAGGTTTACGCCGAAGCGCCAGCCATCGGCGAAGCCCAGCGACGCGCCGGCCGAACCCGAGAAGGTGTCGAACGTGCGCTTGCCATTGAAGAACTGCGGCTGGTCGGGCAGCGGCTTGGCTTCGAGCACGGTGTGTTCGTAGCGTGCGCCGCCTTCCAGCTTCAGCGCGCCGAGGTCTATCTGCTGCAGGGTGAATAGCCCGAGCTGCTGGGTGGAGCTCTTGGGCAGGAAGGCTTCATCGCCGATCACGTTGAAATCGCGCGAGAAGTACTGGACGCCGCTGGCGCCCTTCCAAGCGCCGCGATCAGCCTGGACCAGTTCGGCGCGGCCTTCGAGGCCCTTGTTGTAGAAGGCGGTGCCGATGGCGCCGTCCGGTTCCAGTTCGAAGTGGCGGTAGGAGGCAAACCCGGCGCGGGCCTTGATCGACTTGAGAAAACCGCCGCCGGTCTCAACCTCGGCGCGCAGATCGACGCGGTCCTGCGCGACGTCGAGGCGCGGCGATTCCTGCTCTTCGCCCGGGCGGATCGCGTAGCGGGTGGGGATGCCATAGAGGCTGTCGTAGTGGCTGTAGGAAATGCCGAGGTTGCCGGTATCGGTGATCAGCGCCGCGCCAACGCCTGCAGTCCAGGTCTCGGCGGCAGAATTCGGCAGGCGGCCCCTGAGCGCGGCGTTGCCGGCAAAGTCCAAGCCTTCGTCCAGCTGGTCGTCGGTTTCGGTCCCGGCATTGGCCAGCGCCACGGCGCGGGCGGAAGGCGCGAGAACGTAGTCGCCAACACGCAGGTTTCCGGTCTTGAGGTAGCTGCCATCGGCGTGGACGACGAACTGCTTGCCCACCGGTACGTCCACCGCCGCGCCGATCGAGCGTTCGTCTGCCGCTGAGCCATAGGTCGCCATGGCATCGACGTGGGCGATCTCGTCGGGCACGACGCGCGGGATGCGCTTGTCGATCACGTTGACGACGCCGCCGATGGCCGAGGAGCCGAACAACAGGGTGGCGGGGCCGCGCAGCACTTCGATGCGCTCGGCCAGGAGCGGGTCGATCACCACGGCATGATCGGCGCTGGTGTTGGATACGTCGAACGCGCCGATACCGTCGGTCAGGATGCGGACGCGCTCGCCCTGAAGCCCGCGCAGAACGGGACGCGAGGCGTTGGGGCCGAAGGAGGTGGCCGAGACGCCGGGTGTGCGATCGAGCGTCTCGCCGATGGTCGGGCGGATCGCCTGCGCCAGCTCCTGTCCCTGCAGGACCGATACGCCCGAGATGATATCGGCCCGTTCGCGGTTGAAGGCGGCGGTGACGACGATCTGCTTCGGCGTCTGGGCGTGGGTATCGCCCTGATCATCAGCGGCAGGAGCAGGAGCCTGCTGGGCCATGACGGGCGTGGCATTGGCGGCGGCGCCGAGGAGAAGGAGAGCTGTAAGACGCATGGAATGTCCTTGCTGAATGCGACCTGCCGCCGGCCTGCTGACCGTGCGGCGTTGGCGGCTCCATACAGGCGCAGCCTCCATGTTACAACATAACATTACATGAATGCGTCGCCCTTTCGCGACCACGGCGAGAAAGCTAGGCCGGTCGGACGAGCAGGCAGGTGCCGGAGGCAGAGAAAGCCACGTCGGCGGCAGCTGCGGCAAGGGCGCATTGGCCAACGTCCACCGCCTCGCCCGCTACCGCAACGGCGGCATCGACCGGGATAACGAGACATGGGCCATCGTATGCCCGTTGCACTTCCGCAGCGGGCTCGCCGATCACGCAGTCGGCAGTGAAGTACTTGCCGTCGGCCAGTTGGTGCGAGGTAGACAGCACGTCGTGGCGGCGGAGCGATGGTTCGTGCGGCCCGCCCTTGGCCACCGCCACGCTCTGATCGAGGTGCAGCTCGCGCGGGCGGCCGTAGTCGTAGAGGCGATAGGTAATGTCGCTGTTCTGCTGGATCTCGATGAGGCTCACGCCCGCGCCGATCGCGTGGACAGTGCCGGCCGGGATATAGAAGAAGTCCCCGCGTTCGACCGGATACCAGTCCATCAGGCCCTCGATGCTGCCATCGAGGGCTGCGGCGCGCAGCGCTTCCCCGTCGAGCGCCTCGCCAAAGCCGATACCCAGCTTCGCGCCCGGCTCTGCATCGAGGATCAGCCAGCACTCCTCCTTCCCGCGATCGCTTTCACCGAGTTCCCTCGCCTGTTCATCGCTGGGATGGACCTGGACCGAGAGCGCATCGCTGGTGAAGATGTACTTGACCAGGATCGAGGGAAGTTCGGACGGCGGCTCGAACCAGATTTCGCCGATGCTCCTTCCCGAGAAGGCTTCGAAGGGCCGGGGCAGATCGTCCTTGCCCCAGGGTTTTTCGACCATCCGCCTCGGCAGCAATGTCACTGGTTCGCAGCTCCGGAAAGCTTGCCCACGGCTTGCGCACCTTCTGGCGTACAGACGAGGACTTCGTCGCCATCGACGACGATCATGAGATTCGATGCGCCAACCACCGAAACGCGGGGGCCATCACTCATAACGAGTACGTTGCTGCAATCCTTCAGTTCCGCTCGCCCGCGGACGGCATTGCCCGCTTCATCGCGATCCTGCGCATCGTGAAGGGCCTGCCAGTTGCCGATGTCCGACCACGCCATCTCCGCCGGGACCATCGCCGCGCGCGACGTGTTTTCCATGACCGCATAGTCGACGGATTCGCTGGGCACCTTGGCAAAGGCTTCGCGATCGGGGTGGAAGCGCATGCCATCTTCCCGTCCCCTGGCGACAGCCTCGCGCACTGCCGAAAGAATGTCGGGCCGGTGAAGCCCCAGTTCCTCAAGGAACGTCCCGACCCTGAACGCGAAGATGCCCCCGTTCCAGGCATAGTCACCGCTGCTCAGAAACTCCATGGCGCGGGCCAGATCGGGCTTTTCGACGAACCGCTCGACGCGGCGGCCGCCAGTGCCGTCGATCGCCTCGCCCTGCTTGAGGTAGCCGAAGCCGGTCTCGGGCGCAGTGGGCACGATGCCGAAGGAAACGAGCCAGCCATCCTGCGCCAGTGCCGCCGCTTTATGCGCAGAGGCCCGGAAAGCATCGCAATCACCGATGTGATGGTCGCTCGGGCACACCAGCATGATCGCGTCTTCCGGCAGGCTCAGCGCGGCAAGGGCAATCGCGGCAGCCGTGTTGCGCGCTTCGGGTTCTACGATGATTCGGGTAGCGCCACGATCAGGCAGCTGTTCCTCGACATGGCCAAGATGGGCAGCCCCGGTCACGACAACCGGATCGCCGAAGCCTTCGCCTACCGGGCAGCGCAGCACGGTTGCGCGAAACAGAGTCTCGTCACCAACGAGCGGAAGGAAGGGCTTGGGCCGCGCCTTGCGCGAGCGCGGCCACAAACGGGTGCCGCTGCCGCCGCACAGGATCACGGGAACTGTCTTGGTCATGTGTTGCCTTGATTTAACCTGCTGCAGCGCAGCGAAGCCCTGTTCTAGCGAGTTGCATCCATTCTTGCCAGCATCTCGCCAACCGAAGTCGTGGCGAAGCCAACGGCGCTGTCGGATATGCCGTAGGGCACCAGCAACTGGTCTTCGACCAGCAGTGCACCGCAAGTATAGACGACGTTGGGGACATACCCGAAACGATCGGCGTCGATAGCAGTCAGCAGTGGCTTGCTGGACCGCGCGATGACTTTCGAAGGGTCATCACGATCAAGCAATGCGCAGCCCAGCGCGTACTTGCGCATCGCACCCACGCCGTGCGTGAGCAACAGCCAGCCGTGGTCCGTGAGGATCGGGCTGCCGCAATTGCCGATCTGCACGAATTCCCATGGGAATTCGGGCTCCATCAGCAGCACGCCATCATCGTCCCAGCGCTCGAGACTGTCCGAGCGGAGCAGGAACAGGTTCTTGCCATCCTGCCGGCCGACCATGCAGTACTGCCCCCCACCTTCTGCGGAAACAGCGCCATCCCCTTGTTCCGACCGGCCCGCCCGACGATGGGTTCAAGCCGGAAAGAGCGGAAATCCCGCGTGCGCAGCAATTCGGACCGGATATCCGCGCCGGAATATGCCGTATATGTGCCGATCCATTCGTAATCGCCACCGCCATGGTCAAACCGGACAAGCCGCAGGTCTTCCAGACCGCCACGTTGCTGCTCGGTCACCGGAAAGATCACGCTGTTGGACAGCGTGCTTTCCGAGTGGCGATGCAGGGTAACAGCGCAATCTGCTCCCTGGCACGCCGTCAGGCTGTCGTCAGGCAGCAAGGCGGTCGCAAAATGGCTTTGCGGCCACAGCTCGAAATCGCCTTCAGGAAGGGCGATGCCTTCGCGGAAAACGATCGAGCTGATGTGCCCTTCGCCCACTGCTCGCAGGCTCATGACAAAGCGTACCGCGCCGCCGGTCATGCCGGACTGGTCGGGATGCGGCACGATGCTCGGGTTCATCAGCGCCGCAGCGGCATATGTATATTCGTGGCAGAAGTACGCGCCGATCAGCCGCTTGCGGCGAATCGACAATTCCGAGCCGTCGAATTTGAGGACCGCCTCCATCTGGCGATAGCGCTCCTCGAAAAGCTGCTCGGTCTGCCAGTGACGCTCCTCGAAATCGTGGAGCACGCGTGCGTACTCCTCATCTGCCTCATCGTTGCTCAGCGAAACGACATCGTCGACGAGCTTGCGCGCACGCGCGCCTGATCCGCCGGGCCCCTGCCAGCCGAGATGGAATGGACGAAGTACGACCCTCGAAGGATCGGCGTGAAGCCTTTGTTCAAGTACCCGCAAGCTGTTGCGTACCCTTGCTGTTGATCTTCATGGCAATGGCAGGGGGCGAAATAGGTTCCTGAGCCAGCGTTGCCGATCCGGGGCGCCGCGCAATTTGCACCATCGCGTAATGCGCAAGCTGGAACGCCAGGATCGATTCCGCGCCGCAATTGAGGTTGACGCCTTGCGGAGTCACGCCATCGCGGCAGCGGCCCGACACGATATCGCCAAGCACTTCGCCGCGGTCGTTGCCGCCCAGGAACCAGCGATAGGCGGTTTCCGCATGGCGCAGCCAGGTGATGTCGCCGGTCGCGGCATAGGCGCTCGCCGCCGCATCGACCGCGGCCCAAGCCTCCAGTGGCTGCTGATCGAACGGCATGTTCTCGTAAGGCCGCCCGAAGGTTTCCGAGCCCACGGGGCGGAAGTGCCCCTGCGCCGAGACCTGCTGGCGCGCGATGAAGCGCAGCGAGGACAAGCCGGCTTCCATCCAATCGGCGCGCTCAAGAACCTGCCCTGCGCCGATCAGCGCCTGAGACAGCCGCGGGTTGTCATAGCTGAGCACCGCTTCGAACCAGGCCCAATCGGGGCGACGTGCTTCGTTCAGCAGATTGGCGAGCAATTCGGCACCATGGCGCAGGCTGGCCAGCGCTTCGCCATGCGCGGGGTTGGCGCGCAAGGCCTCGATGCAGCCGAGCATCACGAACGCAACCGTGCGCGGGGCATCCATCGTGCCCACCGGAGCAAGCGCGATGTCGAACCATTGCGCCGCCCAGTGCCGCAGCCCTTCGTCCGGCGCATCGTTCATCGCCCTGCCCAGCGCCCAGACCGTGCGACCATTGCTGTCGGCAGAACCGATCGGTTCGCACCAGGTGCGGTCAAAGTTCATGAAGT is a window of Novosphingobium sp. THN1 DNA encoding:
- a CDS encoding alpha/beta fold hydrolase, with the protein product MKRIGIAGAAALVILGAGLAEARPGDRLRERIAKRLEQRAEGSAKRERAPGAQTFSYGPDPLQVMDFWAPAGAKNAPLVLYVHGGGWKRGSKDTAMGNALPGHLRDQGYAFASINYRLVPAATVEQQASDVAQALAYLLARADKLGIDRSKVVITGHSAGAHLVALVGTDEQYLRKAGLSFADINGVMPNDGAAYDVPQQMEQAGRMMADTYKQAFGTDPARQKALSPTYHAAAPTPRASSSSTSSARTAWHRRRNSARC
- a CDS encoding class I mannose-6-phosphate isomerase encodes the protein MVEKPWGKDDLPRPFEAFSGRSIGEIWFEPPSELPSILVKYIFTSDALSVQVHPSDEQARELGESDRGKEECWLILDAEPGAKLGIGFGEALDGEALRAAALDGSIEGLMDWYPVERGDFFYIPAGTVHAIGAGVSLIEIQQNSDITYRLYDYGRPRELHLDQSVAVAKGGPHEPSLRRHDVLSTSHQLADGKYFTADCVIGEPAAEVQRAYDGPCLVIPVDAAVAVAGEAVDVGQCALAAAAADVAFSASGTCLLVRPA
- a CDS encoding mannose-1-phosphate guanylyltransferase, with the translated sequence MTKTVPVILCGGSGTRLWPRSRKARPKPFLPLVGDETLFRATVLRCPVGEGFGDPVVVTGAAHLGHVEEQLPDRGATRIIVEPEARNTAAAIALAALSLPEDAIMLVCPSDHHIGDCDAFRASAHKAAALAQDGWLVSFGIVPTAPETGFGYLKQGEAIDGTGGRRVERFVEKPDLARAMEFLSSGDYAWNGGIFAFRVGTFLEELGLHRPDILSAVREAVARGREDGMRFHPDREAFAKVPSESVDYAVMENTSRAAMVPAEMAWSDIGNWQALHDAQDRDEAGNAVRGRAELKDCSNVLVMSDGPRVSVVGASNLMIVVDGDEVLVCTPEGAQAVGKLSGAANQ